The following coding sequences are from one Pseudonocardia sp. HH130630-07 window:
- a CDS encoding multicopper oxidase family protein has product MSAAVTRRSFLATTLAGAGLAAGGVLLQTRTVAPESAPRPAPVPRPLAIPPQARSTVDGGVRVFRITAAPGTSDLFPGTPTPTWGYDGAFGGPTLRAARGERVRVHVVNALPEPTTTHWHGMALPAVHDGGPHRPIAPGTTWSPEWTIDQPAATLWYHPHPHGLTGRHLHRGLAGLFLLDDGSGPTTALPHRYGVDDVPVMVTDRVVTGDGAFDETRRNAHGLLGDVLLFNGTVAPYLTATTARIRLRLLNASPARCYRFARSDGRPLVLVGTDAGSLPAPQPVPDVLLTPGERAEVLLDLEPGRRVVLRSLPQDLGAVSGTERTIGALDTLDVLQIRPAAVLEPAPPLPDTLPHEPAPEPPPGATVRRVELGNDVLNGRAMDLTRIDEVVPAGATEVWEIANVHSRPHNLHLHDARGQVLTAAGRPVPPERRCWKDTVYVPPRTTTRVLFRFGRHPDPAAPYMFHCHLNRHEDQGMMGQFVVVAPGTTDVPRTIPAPSGGGHA; this is encoded by the coding sequence ATGAGCGCAGCGGTCACCCGGCGGAGCTTCCTGGCCACGACGCTGGCCGGCGCCGGGCTCGCCGCCGGCGGCGTGCTGCTGCAGACCCGCACGGTCGCACCGGAGTCGGCGCCGCGCCCGGCACCGGTGCCCCGCCCGCTGGCGATCCCGCCGCAGGCCCGGTCCACCGTGGACGGCGGCGTGCGCGTCTTCCGGATCACCGCCGCGCCGGGGACGAGCGACCTGTTCCCCGGGACACCCACCCCGACCTGGGGCTACGACGGGGCGTTCGGTGGCCCGACGCTGCGCGCCGCCCGTGGCGAACGGGTGCGGGTGCACGTCGTCAACGCGCTCCCGGAGCCGACGACGACGCACTGGCACGGCATGGCGCTGCCCGCGGTGCACGACGGCGGCCCGCACCGGCCGATCGCCCCCGGCACCACCTGGAGTCCGGAGTGGACGATCGACCAGCCGGCGGCGACGCTCTGGTACCACCCGCACCCGCACGGGCTGACCGGACGGCACCTGCACCGCGGGCTCGCCGGGCTGTTCCTCCTCGACGACGGGTCCGGCCCCACGACCGCCCTGCCGCACCGCTACGGCGTCGACGACGTGCCGGTGATGGTCACCGACCGGGTCGTCACCGGTGACGGCGCGTTCGACGAGACCCGGCGCAACGCCCACGGGCTGCTCGGCGACGTCCTGCTGTTCAACGGCACCGTCGCGCCGTACCTGACGGCGACGACGGCCCGGATCCGGCTCCGGCTGCTCAACGCCTCCCCGGCGCGCTGCTACCGGTTCGCCCGCTCCGACGGACGCCCGCTGGTGCTCGTCGGCACCGACGCCGGGTCGCTCCCGGCGCCGCAGCCGGTGCCCGACGTGCTGCTCACCCCGGGCGAGCGGGCCGAGGTGCTGCTCGACCTGGAGCCCGGACGACGCGTCGTCCTGCGCTCGCTGCCCCAGGACCTGGGCGCGGTGTCCGGCACCGAGCGCACGATCGGCGCGCTCGACACCCTCGACGTGCTGCAGATCCGCCCGGCCGCCGTGCTCGAACCGGCGCCGCCGCTGCCGGACACGCTGCCGCACGAGCCCGCGCCGGAGCCACCACCCGGCGCGACCGTGCGGCGGGTCGAGCTCGGCAACGACGTCCTGAACGGGAGAGCGATGGACCTGACCCGGATCGACGAGGTCGTCCCGGCCGGTGCGACGGAGGTGTGGGAGATCGCGAACGTGCACTCCCGGCCGCACAACCTGCACCTGCACGACGCCCGCGGCCAGGTGCTCACCGCCGCCGGCCGGCCGGTCCCGCCGGAGCGGCGGTGCTGGAAGGACACGGTGTACGTGCCGCCCCGGACCACGACCAGGGTGCTGTTCCGGTTCGGCCGCCATCCCGATCCGGCGGCGCCGTACATGTTCCACTGCCACCTGAACCGGCACGAGGACCAGGGGATGATGGGCCAGTTCGTCGTGGTGGCGCCGGGCACCACCGACGTGCCGCGGACGATCCCCGCACCGTCCGGTGGCGGGCATGCGTAG
- a CDS encoding mandelate racemase/muconate lactonizing enzyme family protein has product MLIASIDVWVVNLPLTNPFTSSFETKVGETRTVVRIRTDDGAEGWGETMWGAPVAALVRQLAPSLVGTSPFALEAFHRRHRMVPFIHGYLGHAALAGLDVACWDLIGRITGQSVTDLLGGPVRDSVPITALVTRADAPGVAPADLPAALAEHAAAVVGTGGFTAVKLKGTTDPWGDAAIMAALRERLPAAELRVDPNAAWSVPDSIRVGMRMEELDLEYLEDPCWGIDGMAQVREKVRIPLCTNMCVVAFEDFAPAMRSRAVDVVHGDVYKWGGISATKALAAHCETFGLGMNLHSGGELGIATAAHLAVVASTPVLNRAIDSMYYLHDDDIVDPIPLTGGRLSVPTGPGLGVTVDEDKLAHYSAVNAREGDLTG; this is encoded by the coding sequence ATGCTGATCGCGTCGATCGACGTCTGGGTCGTCAACCTGCCCCTGACCAACCCGTTCACCAGCTCGTTCGAGACCAAGGTCGGGGAGACCCGGACCGTCGTCCGGATCCGCACCGACGACGGCGCCGAGGGCTGGGGCGAGACGATGTGGGGCGCCCCGGTGGCCGCGCTCGTCCGGCAGCTGGCGCCGTCGCTGGTCGGGACGAGCCCGTTCGCGCTGGAGGCGTTCCACCGCAGGCACCGGATGGTCCCGTTCATCCACGGCTACCTCGGCCACGCCGCGCTGGCCGGGCTGGACGTCGCCTGCTGGGACCTGATCGGGCGGATCACCGGGCAGTCGGTGACCGACCTGCTCGGGGGCCCGGTGCGGGACTCGGTGCCGATCACGGCGCTCGTCACCCGGGCCGACGCCCCCGGTGTGGCCCCGGCGGACCTGCCCGCCGCGCTGGCCGAGCACGCCGCGGCCGTCGTCGGGACCGGTGGGTTCACCGCGGTCAAGCTCAAGGGCACGACCGACCCGTGGGGGGACGCCGCGATCATGGCCGCGCTGCGCGAGCGGCTGCCGGCCGCCGAGCTGCGGGTCGACCCGAACGCGGCGTGGAGCGTGCCCGACTCGATCCGGGTCGGGATGCGGATGGAGGAGCTGGACCTGGAGTACCTGGAGGACCCCTGCTGGGGGATCGACGGCATGGCCCAGGTGCGGGAGAAGGTGCGGATCCCGCTGTGCACCAACATGTGCGTGGTCGCGTTCGAGGACTTCGCCCCGGCGATGCGCTCCCGCGCCGTCGACGTCGTGCACGGTGACGTCTACAAGTGGGGCGGGATCAGCGCGACCAAGGCGCTGGCCGCGCACTGCGAGACGTTCGGCCTCGGGATGAACCTGCACAGCGGTGGCGAGCTCGGGATCGCCACCGCCGCGCACCTCGCGGTCGTCGCCAGCACCCCGGTGCTGAACCGGGCCATCGACTCCATGTACTACCTGCACGACGACGACATCGTCGACCCCATCCCGCTCACCGGCGGGCGGCTGAGCGTCCCGACCGGCCCGGGGCTGGGCGTCACCGTCGACGAGGACAAGCTGGCCCACTACAGCGCGGTCAACGCCCGCGAGGGGGACCTGACCGGCTGA
- a CDS encoding TrmH family RNA methyltransferase, with protein MPDLTSTANPRVKNLVRLRTRRHRDAAGVTLIEGRDELALALDAGVAPTEVYWAPDLVGDRDPAGLLDRMPGATRFSVSREVFARIAYRESPDGWLAVASAPGRPLEELELRPGPLVLVAEGIEKPGNVGAMLRTAEACGADAVVIATADRAGTDFANPNVVRASKGTVFAVPVASATTAQVRDWLRRRAIPAFVTTPAGRTELAAADLTGPAAIVVGTEATGVTDAWLDGGPGSGDRTVVIPMHGTVNSLNASIAAAVVLFEAVRQRAAAAATSQS; from the coding sequence GTGCCCGACCTGACCAGCACCGCCAACCCCCGGGTGAAGAACCTGGTCCGGCTGCGCACCCGCCGCCACCGCGACGCCGCCGGGGTGACCCTGATCGAGGGCCGCGACGAGCTGGCACTCGCCCTGGACGCCGGGGTCGCACCCACCGAGGTCTACTGGGCCCCGGACCTCGTCGGCGACCGGGACCCGGCGGGGCTGCTGGACCGGATGCCCGGGGCCACCCGGTTCTCGGTGAGCCGTGAGGTGTTCGCCCGGATCGCCTACCGGGAGTCCCCGGACGGCTGGCTCGCCGTCGCGTCCGCCCCGGGCCGCCCGCTCGAGGAGCTGGAGCTGCGCCCCGGCCCGCTGGTGCTGGTCGCGGAGGGCATCGAGAAGCCGGGCAACGTCGGCGCGATGCTGCGCACCGCCGAGGCGTGCGGCGCCGACGCCGTCGTCATCGCGACGGCGGACCGCGCGGGCACCGACTTCGCCAACCCGAACGTGGTGCGGGCGTCGAAGGGCACGGTGTTCGCGGTCCCGGTCGCGTCGGCGACCACCGCGCAGGTGCGGGACTGGCTGCGGCGCCGGGCGATTCCGGCGTTCGTCACCACTCCGGCCGGGCGCACCGAGCTCGCCGCCGCCGACCTCACCGGGCCCGCCGCGATCGTCGTCGGCACCGAGGCGACCGGCGTGACCGACGCCTGGCTGGACGGCGGACCCGGTTCCGGGGACCGGACCGTGGTGATCCCGATGCACGGCACGGTCAACTCGCTCAACGCCTCGATCGCGGCCGCGGTCGTGCTGTTCGAGGCGGTCCGGCAGCGGGCAGCTGCCGCAGCTACGTCGCAGAGCTGA
- a CDS encoding sensor histidine kinase has translation MPTVRDVAVALAVGAAAVVGALVADPSERPFLPWGPVLIGTAVLLLCWRSRFPVPVLAAVMVPTALYYWLGHPDGPAALLVALAVYTVASRVSWRRAVLVGLLVVLAWTGTEQLITGLPPQLHLDHYSWIVVTVALGVAVGAVRRAAEASAGRAEERLARRVEQERLRIARDVHDVVSHSLSMIVVQAGVGAHVAAHRPEEAVASLERIRDAGTDALRELRGTLALLRELGTDPGPAGRPGLARLDEVVRAGRAAGVTVTVSGDPGPLPPEPDRTVFALVREAVTNTVRHACGATRVQVLLDRDAERLRIRVDDDGAPGPEPGGGRARPPGQGLRGLTERVESLGGTLTATPHPGGFALHAVLPLDAPGPASGGAQR, from the coding sequence ATGCCGACCGTGCGCGACGTCGCGGTGGCGCTCGCCGTGGGCGCCGCCGCGGTCGTCGGTGCGCTGGTCGCCGACCCGTCGGAGCGCCCGTTCCTGCCGTGGGGGCCGGTCCTGATCGGGACCGCGGTGCTGCTGCTGTGCTGGCGGTCGCGGTTCCCGGTGCCGGTGCTCGCCGCGGTCATGGTGCCGACGGCCCTCTACTACTGGCTCGGCCATCCGGACGGCCCGGCGGCCCTGCTGGTCGCGCTCGCCGTCTACACCGTGGCGAGCCGGGTGAGCTGGCGGCGGGCGGTGCTGGTCGGCCTGCTCGTCGTGCTGGCCTGGACCGGTACCGAGCAGCTGATCACCGGGCTGCCGCCGCAGCTGCACCTCGACCACTACTCGTGGATCGTGGTCACCGTCGCGCTCGGCGTCGCCGTCGGGGCGGTCCGCCGCGCCGCCGAGGCGTCCGCCGGACGCGCCGAGGAGCGGCTGGCCCGGCGGGTGGAGCAGGAACGGCTGCGGATCGCGCGCGACGTGCACGACGTCGTCTCGCACAGCCTGTCGATGATCGTCGTGCAGGCCGGGGTCGGTGCGCACGTGGCGGCCCACCGCCCGGAGGAGGCGGTCGCGTCGCTGGAGCGGATCCGCGACGCCGGGACCGACGCGCTGCGCGAGCTGCGCGGCACGCTGGCGCTGCTGCGCGAGCTCGGGACCGATCCCGGCCCGGCCGGGCGGCCCGGTCTCGCCCGCCTCGACGAGGTCGTCCGCGCCGGCCGGGCCGCGGGGGTCACGGTGACCGTCTCCGGCGATCCCGGGCCGCTGCCGCCGGAGCCGGACCGCACCGTGTTCGCGCTCGTCCGCGAGGCGGTCACGAACACCGTCCGGCACGCCTGCGGGGCCACCCGGGTGCAGGTGCTGCTGGACCGCGACGCGGAGCGGCTGCGGATCCGGGTCGACGACGACGGCGCGCCCGGCCCGGAGCCCGGCGGCGGCCGCGCCCGCCCGCCGGGCCAGGGGCTGCGCGGCCTCACCGAACGCGTCGAGTCCCTCGGCGGCACCCTGACCGCCACCCCGCACCCCGGAGGCTTCGCCCTGCACGCCGTCCTCCCGCTCGACGCACCCGGCCCGGCGAGCGGCGGGGCGCAACGGTGA
- a CDS encoding crotonase/enoyl-CoA hydratase family protein, whose protein sequence is MSEPTSIVVEVVDGVGRLRLNRPGAANALDEAMWFGLRDAVRELDADPGVRVVVISGTGRHFCSGIDVAMLGGLRGTAADPSPGHGADRLRRTILDLQECLTAIERCRTPVIAAVHGVCLGAGLDLAVACDLRYASADASFVLKEVDMGLAADVGVLQRLPRIVGEGVTRELAYTCRPVSGAEAKELRLVNGVYADAAELETGVAALAAELAAKSPLALRGTKYAITYARDHTVADSLDQIATWNGGQLVSADLEEAVAAFGEKRPGVYRD, encoded by the coding sequence ATGAGCGAGCCGACGAGCATCGTGGTCGAGGTGGTGGACGGGGTCGGCCGGTTGCGGCTGAACCGCCCCGGGGCGGCGAACGCGCTGGACGAGGCGATGTGGTTCGGCCTGCGCGACGCCGTCCGGGAGCTGGACGCCGATCCCGGCGTACGGGTGGTCGTGATCAGCGGGACCGGGCGGCACTTCTGCTCCGGGATCGACGTGGCGATGCTCGGCGGGCTGCGCGGGACGGCGGCCGACCCGTCGCCGGGACACGGCGCGGACCGGCTGCGCCGCACGATCCTGGACCTGCAGGAGTGCCTGACCGCGATCGAGCGCTGCCGCACCCCGGTGATCGCCGCCGTGCACGGGGTCTGCCTGGGTGCCGGGCTGGACCTCGCGGTGGCCTGCGACCTGCGCTACGCCAGCGCCGACGCGTCGTTCGTCCTGAAGGAGGTCGACATGGGGCTCGCGGCCGACGTCGGCGTGCTGCAGCGGCTGCCGCGGATCGTGGGCGAGGGCGTCACCCGCGAGCTGGCCTACACCTGCCGCCCGGTCTCCGGCGCGGAGGCGAAGGAGCTGCGCCTGGTCAACGGTGTGTACGCCGACGCGGCGGAGCTGGAGACCGGCGTCGCCGCGCTCGCCGCGGAGCTGGCGGCCAAGTCGCCGCTGGCGCTGCGCGGCACCAAGTACGCGATCACCTACGCCCGGGACCACACGGTCGCCGACTCACTGGACCAGATCGCCACCTGGAACGGCGGGCAGCTGGTGTCGGCCGACCTCGAGGAGGCGGTGGCGGCGTTCGGGGAGAAGCGGCCCGGGGTCTACCGGGACTGA
- a CDS encoding SigB/SigF/SigG family RNA polymerase sigma factor codes for MTIDPHGPGAPVGAPEPSEQPVTGRDPEYAHLDAPLRAYAALGPDAPERAALRALLADGFRPVVRHVAARYRHRGEPVEDLEQVGAIGLLNALDRFDPGQGTAFLAYAVPTITGEIRRHFRDRTWSVRVPRRLKDMQTRMAAAQDELAVRLGRAPRVSELAAHLGIAREEVIDILQAQDSYRADSLDRITGAADTPLGAIVGALDTDLDAVDARESLRPALQSLPERERTILMLRFFGNQTQTQIAAQVGLSQMHVSRLLARSLATLRARLAAGALDDPAGAPSGASTVTFRV; via the coding sequence ATGACGATCGATCCGCACGGGCCCGGCGCCCCGGTGGGCGCACCGGAACCGTCGGAGCAGCCGGTCACCGGCCGCGACCCGGAGTACGCGCACCTCGACGCCCCGCTGCGCGCGTACGCCGCCCTGGGCCCGGACGCCCCGGAGCGGGCCGCCCTGCGCGCCCTGCTCGCCGACGGGTTCCGCCCGGTCGTCCGGCACGTCGCCGCCCGGTACCGGCACCGCGGCGAGCCGGTCGAGGACCTGGAGCAGGTGGGCGCGATCGGGCTGCTGAACGCGCTGGACCGATTCGACCCCGGGCAGGGGACGGCGTTCCTCGCCTACGCGGTCCCCACCATCACCGGGGAGATCCGCCGGCACTTCCGGGACCGCACCTGGTCGGTACGGGTGCCGCGCCGGCTCAAGGACATGCAGACCCGGATGGCCGCCGCCCAGGACGAGCTCGCCGTCCGGCTGGGCCGGGCGCCCCGGGTCTCCGAGCTCGCGGCGCACCTGGGGATCGCCCGCGAGGAGGTCATCGACATCCTGCAGGCCCAGGACTCCTACCGGGCCGACTCGCTCGACCGGATCACCGGGGCGGCCGACACCCCGCTCGGTGCGATCGTCGGGGCGCTCGACACCGACCTGGACGCGGTGGACGCCCGGGAGTCGCTGCGCCCGGCCCTGCAGTCGCTCCCGGAGCGCGAGCGCACCATCCTCATGCTGCGGTTCTTCGGCAACCAGACCCAGACCCAGATCGCCGCCCAGGTCGGGCTCTCCCAGATGCACGTGTCCCGGTTGCTGGCGCGCAGCCTCGCGACGCTGCGGGCCCGGCTCGCCGCCGGGGCCCTCGACGACCCGGCCGGTGCCCCGTCCGGGGCGAGCACCGTCACATTCCGTGTTTGA
- a CDS encoding ATP-binding protein, whose product MSSSLHVELPADPGAAGRSRREAGRWLASLCGVDRPCETVQDLVLAVNEAVSNSIEHAYPGAGAAGTVILRGDTDGPRVRLEVSDRGSWREPPADNGYRGRGLGMIEAVTEDVRVERGPEGTTVTFHGRLARCPGICAP is encoded by the coding sequence ATGAGCAGCAGCCTGCACGTCGAGCTGCCCGCCGATCCCGGTGCGGCCGGTCGCTCGCGTCGCGAGGCGGGCCGCTGGCTCGCCTCGCTCTGCGGGGTGGACCGCCCCTGCGAGACCGTGCAGGATCTCGTCCTCGCCGTGAACGAGGCCGTGTCCAACAGCATCGAGCACGCCTACCCGGGAGCCGGAGCCGCCGGCACCGTCATCCTGCGCGGGGACACCGACGGCCCGCGGGTCCGGCTGGAGGTCTCCGACCGCGGCTCGTGGCGGGAGCCCCCGGCGGACAACGGCTACCGCGGGCGCGGCCTGGGCATGATCGAGGCCGTGACCGAGGACGTGCGGGTCGAGCGGGGCCCGGAGGGCACCACGGTGACCTTCCACGGCCGGCTGGCCCGGTGCCCCGGCATCTGCGCGCCCTGA
- a CDS encoding response regulator: MSAATAEVRVLLVDDQPLIRAGLRVLLETEDGYAVAGEAGDGAEAVRQARDTRPDVVLMDVRMPGTDGLDALAAITADPELGGTRVIVLTTFDLDEYVYRALRSGASGFLLKDTEPAVLLRAIDLVHAGEALLAPTVTRRLIGEFARQRPALPDAPPEPGRLAVLTPREREVLALVGRGHTNPEIAAQLVISPATARTHVGRLLTKLAARDRVQLVLIAHEAGLGVLRREA, translated from the coding sequence GTGAGCGCCGCGACGGCCGAGGTGCGGGTGCTGCTCGTCGACGACCAGCCGTTGATCCGGGCCGGGCTGCGGGTGCTGCTGGAGACCGAGGACGGCTACGCGGTCGCCGGCGAGGCGGGCGATGGCGCCGAGGCGGTCCGGCAGGCCCGCGACACCCGGCCGGACGTGGTGCTCATGGACGTCCGCATGCCCGGCACCGACGGCCTGGACGCGCTCGCCGCGATCACCGCCGACCCGGAGCTCGGCGGGACCCGGGTGATCGTCCTGACCACCTTCGACCTCGACGAGTACGTGTACCGGGCGCTGCGGTCGGGCGCGAGCGGCTTCCTGCTCAAGGACACCGAGCCCGCGGTGCTGCTGCGCGCGATCGACCTCGTGCACGCGGGGGAGGCGCTGCTGGCGCCGACGGTCACCCGGCGGCTGATCGGGGAGTTCGCCCGGCAACGGCCGGCGCTGCCGGACGCGCCGCCGGAGCCCGGCCGCCTCGCCGTGCTCACCCCGCGCGAGCGCGAGGTGCTGGCCCTGGTCGGGCGCGGGCACACCAACCCCGAGATCGCCGCCCAGCTCGTGATCAGCCCGGCGACCGCGCGCACCCACGTCGGGCGCCTGCTCACCAAGCTGGCGGCCCGGGACCGGGTGCAGCTGGTCCTCATCGCCCACGAGGCCGGTCTCGGGGTCCTACGTCGAGAGGCGTAA
- a CDS encoding endonuclease/exonuclease/phosphatase family protein, giving the protein MSPARLAPARAAVLLAAVSALFAATLATVPPAHAATTVKALSLNVWVQGTKAQKPDPAARVAATITTQGADVVALQETNTAFSDAVAAELGGWSAVTQGDVSVLSREAPEDTATFTDGATAASAKVGGVWYYSVHLSYDPYAPYELCDGRSPEQVDASMTKQTDQAKALVGWARSDAPQVILGDFNSPSGLDWVEATKDQHCGVVYDHPTMRVFADAGWTDTYRVAHPDPAADPGITWSTDPQYTEQRDRDRIDYVLTLDGAGQQLSTTASEVVGDWADPDWISDHYGVLTTLGTG; this is encoded by the coding sequence ATGAGCCCCGCACGACTCGCTCCGGCCCGGGCGGCCGTCCTGCTCGCAGCCGTGTCCGCCCTGTTCGCCGCGACGCTGGCCACCGTGCCGCCCGCGCACGCGGCGACCACGGTGAAGGCCCTCTCCCTGAACGTGTGGGTCCAGGGCACGAAGGCCCAGAAGCCCGACCCGGCGGCGCGGGTCGCCGCCACGATCACCACCCAGGGTGCGGACGTCGTCGCGCTCCAGGAGACAAACACCGCGTTCTCCGACGCCGTCGCGGCCGAGCTCGGCGGCTGGAGCGCCGTCACCCAGGGCGACGTCTCGGTGCTGAGCCGGGAGGCACCGGAGGACACCGCGACGTTCACCGACGGGGCGACGGCGGCGAGCGCCAAGGTCGGCGGGGTCTGGTACTACTCCGTGCACCTGTCCTACGACCCGTACGCCCCCTACGAGCTCTGCGACGGCCGGAGCCCCGAGCAGGTCGACGCGTCGATGACCAAGCAGACCGACCAGGCGAAGGCGCTGGTCGGCTGGGCGAGGTCGGACGCGCCGCAGGTGATCCTCGGCGACTTCAACAGCCCGTCCGGCCTCGACTGGGTCGAGGCGACGAAGGACCAGCACTGCGGCGTCGTCTACGACCACCCCACGATGCGGGTCTTCGCCGACGCCGGCTGGACCGACACCTACCGGGTCGCGCACCCCGACCCGGCCGCCGATCCCGGCATCACCTGGAGCACCGATCCGCAGTACACCGAGCAGCGCGACCGCGACCGGATCGACTACGTCCTGACCCTCGACGGCGCCGGGCAGCAGCTGAGCACGACCGCCAGCGAGGTCGTCGGGGACTGGGCCGACCCGGACTGGATCAGCGACCACTACGGCGTCCTCACCACCCTCGGCACGGGCTGA
- a CDS encoding creatininase family protein, with translation MTVRQLTELTRGRTRELAAAGAVALLPIGAVEQHGDHLPMGTDALLADAVLDAALADPDLHGPGTEWVRLPTLAVGHSPHHLFAGAVSLRPETLSAVLADVLDSLAVTGFARAVLVNGHGGNDELARLAVKAHTLGHQGTAAAALSYWSVVADTGAADAEAERPERTPGHAGWFETSLMLAVRPDLVGADRPFAAPAPPALFDDPPHPGMTTERHGEWARVGGTTDDAGDARADAGAALLRRRGAGLAAALTAFDRATRRTTTTGEGLHEC, from the coding sequence ATGACTGTACGACAGCTGACCGAGCTGACCCGGGGCCGAACCCGGGAGCTCGCCGCCGCCGGGGCGGTGGCGCTGCTCCCGATCGGCGCGGTCGAGCAGCACGGCGACCATCTCCCGATGGGCACCGACGCGCTGCTCGCCGACGCGGTGCTCGACGCCGCGCTGGCCGACCCGGACCTGCACGGGCCGGGGACCGAGTGGGTCCGGCTCCCCACCCTCGCCGTCGGGCACAGCCCGCACCACCTGTTCGCCGGGGCCGTCTCGCTGCGGCCGGAGACGCTGTCCGCGGTGCTCGCCGACGTGCTCGACTCGCTGGCGGTGACCGGCTTCGCCCGCGCGGTGCTCGTCAACGGGCACGGCGGCAACGACGAGCTGGCCCGGCTCGCCGTCAAGGCGCACACCCTCGGCCACCAGGGGACCGCCGCCGCCGCGCTGTCCTACTGGTCGGTCGTCGCCGACACCGGCGCGGCCGACGCGGAGGCCGAACGACCGGAACGCACGCCGGGGCACGCGGGCTGGTTCGAGACGTCGCTGATGCTCGCCGTCCGGCCCGATCTCGTCGGCGCCGACCGCCCGTTCGCCGCTCCGGCGCCACCCGCGCTGTTCGACGACCCGCCGCACCCCGGGATGACCACCGAGCGGCACGGCGAGTGGGCCCGGGTCGGCGGCACCACCGACGACGCCGGCGACGCCCGTGCCGACGCCGGTGCCGCACTGCTGCGCCGCCGCGGCGCCGGGCTCGCCGCCGCGCTCACCGCGTTCGACCGGGCCACCCGCAGGACCACCACCACCGGAGAAGGACTGCACGAATGCTGA
- a CDS encoding ATP-binding cassette domain-containing protein, giving the protein MTDAVTDREPVLDVRDLHVDFALGQRTVHAVRGVDLQVHRGEVLAVVGESGSGKSATALSVLGLNPVPPARYPAGRIGFGGRDLLTLSEPELRTVRGGEIAMIFQDPMTCLNPVTRVGRQIEEVCLLHRGGRPGSHRAEVLAALAAAGIGDPEQRIDQYPHQLSGGLRQRVMIAMALVAQPRLLIADEPTTALDVTVQAQILDVLDRLRAERDMAILLITHDLGVVAGVADRVVVMRHGQVVEHGTVDDVFGAPAHPYTRQLLAATPRLHPADTPREDTA; this is encoded by the coding sequence ATGACCGACGCCGTGACCGACCGCGAGCCCGTCCTGGACGTGCGGGACCTGCACGTCGACTTCGCGCTGGGGCAGCGCACCGTGCACGCGGTGCGCGGGGTGGACCTGCAGGTGCACCGCGGCGAGGTGCTCGCCGTGGTGGGCGAGTCCGGCAGCGGCAAGAGCGCCACCGCGCTGTCGGTGCTCGGACTCAACCCGGTGCCGCCGGCGCGCTACCCGGCCGGCCGGATCGGGTTCGGGGGCCGGGACCTGCTGACGCTGTCCGAGCCGGAGCTGCGCACGGTACGCGGCGGCGAGATCGCGATGATCTTCCAGGACCCGATGACCTGCCTCAACCCGGTCACCCGGGTCGGCCGCCAGATCGAGGAGGTCTGCCTGCTGCACCGCGGCGGGCGGCCCGGGTCGCACCGGGCCGAGGTGCTCGCCGCACTGGCCGCGGCCGGGATCGGCGACCCGGAACAGCGCATCGACCAGTACCCGCACCAGCTCTCCGGCGGGCTGCGCCAGCGCGTGATGATCGCGATGGCGCTGGTCGCGCAGCCCCGGCTGCTGATCGCCGACGAACCGACGACGGCGCTCGACGTGACCGTGCAGGCCCAGATCCTCGACGTCCTCGACCGGCTCCGCGCCGAGCGCGACATGGCGATCCTGCTGATCACCCACGACCTCGGTGTCGTCGCCGGGGTGGCCGACCGGGTCGTCGTCATGCGGCACGGGCAGGTGGTCGAGCACGGCACCGTCGACGACGTGTTCGGCGCGCCGGCGCACCCCTACACCCGGCAGCTGCTCGCCGCCACGCCCCGGCTGCACCCGGCCGACACCCCGCGGGAGGACACCGCATGA